From a region of the Plodia interpunctella isolate USDA-ARS_2022_Savannah chromosome 13, ilPloInte3.2, whole genome shotgun sequence genome:
- the Arf1 gene encoding ADP-ribosylation factor 1, producing the protein MGNMFANLFKGLFGKKEMRILMVGLDAAGKTTILYKLKLGEIVTTIPTIGFNVETVEYKNISFTVWDVGGQDKIRPLWRHYFQNTQGLIFVVDSNDRERIGEAREELMRMLSEDELRDAVLLIFANKQDLPNAMNAAEITDKLGLHSLRNRLWYIQATCATSGDGLYEGLDWLSNQLKNANR; encoded by the exons ATGGGGAATATGtttgcaaatttatttaaaggccTATTTGGCAAAAAGGAAATGAGAATATTGATGGTTGGTTTGGATGCAGCTGGTAAAACCACAATTctatataaacttaaattagGAGAAATTGTAACGACAATTCCCACGATTG GGTTTAATGTGGAGACTGTAGAATACAAAAACATCAGTTTCACTGTGTGGGATGTGGGCGGTCAAGATAAAATTAGGCCATTGTGGAGGCATTATTTCCAGAATACACAG GGTCTCATCTTTGTAGTAGACAGTAATGACCGAGAGCGTATCGGAGAGGCGCGCGAGGAGCTCATGCGAATGTTAAGTGAAGATGAGTTACGAGATGCAGTACTTTTGATCTTTGCAAACAAACAG GACCTGCCGAACGCCATGAACGCGGCGGAGATCACGGACAAGCTGGGGCTGCACTCGCTGCGCAACCGGCTGTGGTACATCCAGGCCACGTGCGCCACCTCCGGCGACGGGCTCTACGAGGGGCTGGACTGGCTCTCCAACCAGCTCAAGAACGCCAACCGCTAA
- the LOC128674715 gene encoding tRNA (cytosine(72)-C(5))-methyltransferase NSUN6, producing MYDLNDWLSKPPKYTTFRINILRQFEHENLKKFLLKQSKELNCAENIPNFYLLRPDCLVIEQWPNDLKLEKGAKHVVVDALCAAAVLRGAHVFAPGVMGVPSGSQKGDIVDIYGDITGQCKRGLKVGYDGKKQYVGTGILKMTRNDLFENGVQPSGIAVHTLLPASRLPVINETLYPKGAILLQNLPSIVCGWVVNAQPNEVILDMCAAPGNKTTHLAEMSNNEAIIIALDKTQQKVAAIKNNYENHGITCINAYAFDSTKCFSEKSNGIDLGPPFPSNSFDKILLDAPCSGLGQRPQLLNKMTPKMLQSYKFVQRKLLKSAVEVLKVGGKLTYSTCTVTEDENEGIVSWALEMFPCLSLVSAEPLLGGPGLPNCGLTEQQRAMVQRFNPTDDSLRIVDPIYKDTIGFFIAQFIKTNPLQFSL from the exons ATGTATGATTTAAATGATTGGTTATCGAAACCCCCGAAATACACCACTTTTAGAATTAACATTCTCAGACAGTTTGAACatgaaaacctaaaaaaatttttactgAAG caaAGTAAAGAATTGAATTGTGCTGAAAATATACCCAATTTTTATCTGTTAAGACCAGATTGCCTTGTAATTGAGCAGTGGCCTAACGATTTAAAATTAGAGAAGGGAGCCAAACATGTTGTAGTTGATGCTTTGTGTGCTGCTGCCGTACTAAGGGGAGCTCATGTGTTTGCCCCTGGAGTTATGGGGGTACCTTCTG GTTCCCAAAAAGGGGATATAGTGGATATTTATGGTGATATCACAGGACAATGTAAACGGGGCTTAAAAGTTGGCTATGATGGAAAGAAACAGTATGTGGGCACAggcattttaaaaatgacaagaAATGACTTATTTGAAAATGGAGTACAGCCAAG tggAATAGCTGTCCATACTTTATTACCAGCATCCCGGCTACCTGTAATTAATGAAACTTTGTATCCAAAAGGAGCTATCTTATTGCAAAACCTCCCATCAATAGTTTGTGGATGGGTAGTGAATGCTCAGCCAAATGAAGTTATCCTGGATATGTGTGCAGCTCCAGGGAATAAAACAACACATTTAGCTGAAATGTCCAACAATGAA gCCATCATAATTGCTTTGGACAAAACACAGCAAAAAGTAGctgctataaaaaataactatgaaAACCATGGTATCACCTGCATAAATGCTTATGCATTTGACTCTACAAAATGCTTTTCAGAGAAAAGTAATGGAATAGATCTGGGACCACCTTTTCCTTCAAAcagttttgataaaattcttCTTGATGCTCCATGCAGTGGACTTGGACAGAGACCTCAACTTTTAAACAAGATGACACCAAAAATGCTGCAGTCATATAAATTTGTTCAgaggaaattattaaaatcc GCAGTAGAAGTACTCAAAGTTGGTGGGAAATTAACATATAGTACATGCACAGTAACTGAAGATGAGAATGAGGGCATTGTGTCCTGGGCACTAGAAATGTTTCCATGTTTGTCACTGGTTTCAGCTGAACCCCTTCTTGGTGGTCCTGGATTACCTAATTGTGGTCTAACAGAGCAGCAAAG AGCAATGGTGCAACGATTCAATCCAACTGATGATAGCTTAAGAATCGTGGATCCTATTTATAAGGACACAATaggattttttattgcacaatttattaaaacaaacccTCTTCAGTTTTCTTTATGA
- the Trm7-32 gene encoding tRNA (cytidine(32)/guanosine(34)-2'-O)-methyltransferase, whose amino-acid sequence MGKTSKDKRDIYYRLAKEEGWRARSAFKLLQINEEYNIFEGVLRAVDLCAAPGSWSQVLTKKLRKNTTDDDKVKIVAVDLQAMAALPGVKQIQGDITKLSTANEIIKEFEGLKADLVVCDGAPDVTGLHDIDEYVQSQLLLAALNITTHVLKVGGVFVAKIFRGKDVTLLYSQLKQFFEYVTVSKPRSSRNSSIEAFVICQNYQPPEGYTPTMVNPLLDHKYCDFNQFTGPNRFIVPFNACGDLSAYDSDTSYPLLLEGQTSYEYKEPVQSPINPPYKEILEKTKNMQLN is encoded by the coding sequence atggGTAAAACGTCGAAGGATAAAAGGGACATATACTATAGGTTAGCTAAAGAAGAAGGTTGGCGTGCTAGAAGTGCATTTAAactattgcaaataaatgaagaGTACAACATATTTGAAGGCGTTTTGCGAGCTGTAGACCTTTGTGCAGCGCCAGGAAGTTGGAGTCAGGTACTAACcaagaaattaagaaaaaacacTACAGATGACGATAAGGTTAAGATAGTGGCCGTCGATTTACAGGCCATGGCGGCTTTACCTGGGGTTAAACAAATACAAGGAGACATCACAAAGCTATCTACAGCAAATGAAATCATCAAAGAATTTGAAGGACTAAAAGCTGATTTAGTGGTATGCGATGGCGCTCCCGATGTGACAGGGCTTCACGATATCGACGAATATGTGCAATCTCAGCTTCTATTGGCTGCCTTGAATATAACCACACATGTGCTTAAAGTTGGTGGCGTATTTGTAGCCAAAATATTCAGAGGAAAGGATGTTACACTGTTATATTCACagctaaaacaattttttgaatATGTTACAGTCTCAAAGCCTAGAAGTTCGAGAAACTCTAGTATAGAAGCTTTTGTGATTTGCCAGAACTATCAGCCACCAGAAGGATACACACCAACTATGGTTAACCCACTGTTAGACCAcaaatattgtgattttaatcaatttactGGTCCAAATAGGTTCATTGTACCATTTAATGCATGCGGTGATTTAAGTGCATATGACTCTGATACTTCATATCCTTTATTGTTGGAAGGACAAACTAGCTATGAATATAAAGAGCCTGTTCAGTCTCCTATAAACCCCCCATATAAGGAAATACTAGAGAAAACTAAGAACatgcaattaaattaa
- the LOC128674837 gene encoding uncharacterized protein LOC128674837 isoform X1, translated as MGVFKMPTVQEFLDKKVCYDPKKTPVWEYLEEEMLANIDKKPYNKKVGAWLKYLRDLKYYQYCEERKVLQRLEIEVGPAWYIELSSYQRSVLACLSSNIHQDILEGTPNRVRQSLRNLGVTLKIPKKMLIRAMKESENDIGIFIWCLYTAYYKSPPSEPKKTYSMNAMILMSSLVFIDLEECITSLENLVKLKKPSPPTSPKPQKKPVVPTCRYGVYLQKPKNVQLYSNHSSGDEKKPETPKLDYKFRLRSQASYTALRMDHSFLKIRKERIKRDKGETRVCNFKFWEPPTGLRSADPAMAAYAGKMKMLKIKAKQKYKAPYKNIQYQVGGVSFSGGKPNYVLSSVGMLTTGYIPINAGIVCIGNENVTTLHGYWMFPKTVISKCDDKCDCLRKWEQPVMEYLQKSKCRCGHLYDYYHEGKPDEIYIKPPTEHGPFTIDKSKIYQMDPMEDFIKDTVRDAVKSADDSSEASEPTLAATGQRLQDLVDAFLADLSNTALIIPHLPDACLLNNLQEWVRKRVFGPLTQKEHNQMKLQSLRRWLDLKHMDFRARAGMMPFTLTELDHMDWSYRNQVQVLFLNLLEDFTVRNQLKQVEQARLWWPTMKYDAYPNKSFRDVFFTYMPSRLKDTFMVNPYSSENTPKWGAKTCPL; from the exons atGGGGGTCTTTAAAATGCCTACAGTTCAAGAGTTCTTAGATAAAAAG GTTTGCTATGATCCAAAAAAGACCCCAGTATGGGAGTATTTAGAAGAAGAAATGCTTGCAAACATCGACAAAAAAccatacaacaaaaaagtcGGGGCATGGCTTAAGTACTTgagagatttaaaatattatcaatactGTGAAG agAGAAAAGTACTACAGAGATTGGAAATAGAGGTTGGTCCTGCATGGTACATAGAGCTCTCGAGTTACCAAAGAAGTGTTCTTGCCTGTCTCAGTAGCAATATCCATCAAGACATACTGGAAGGTACACCAAATCGTGTTCGCCAATCTTTAAGAAACCTTGGTGTTACCTTGAAGATTCCGAAGAAGATGCTAATTCGAGCAATGAAGGAGAGTGAAAATGATATTGGAATTTTCATATGGTGTCTTTACACGGCATATTATAAATCCCCACCCAGCGAGCCTAAAAAAA cttATAGTATGAACGCAATGATTCTGATGTCGTcgttagttttcatcgacttAGAGGAATGTATAACCAGTCTGGAGAATTTGGTGAAGCTGAAGAAGCCTTCCCCACCAACATCGCCAAAAC caCAAAAGAAGCCTGTTGTACCTACTTGTCGCTATGGTGTATATTTACAGAAACctaaaaatgtacaattatATTCTAACCATTCTTCtggagatgaaaaaaaacCTGAAACACCGAAACTTGATTATAAATTTCGATTGCGAAGTCAAGCG aGTTATACAGCTTTACGCATGGATCACAGTTTT CTGAAAATACGTAAAGAGAGAATCAAACGAGATAAAGGCGAGACGAgagtttgtaattttaaattctggGAACCGCCAACTGGTCTAC GCAGTGCTGATCCAGCAATGGCAGCGTATGCAGGAAAgatgaaaatgttaaaaataaaagccaaacaaaaatataaagctccttataaaaatatccaatatcAAGTTGGCGGAGTTTCGTTTAGTGGAGGGAAACCGAACTATGTTTTGTcaa GCGTTGGCATGTTAACCACCGGATACATTCCCATCAACGCAGGCATCGTGTGTATTGGCAATGAGAACGTGACCACTCTTCATGGATACTGGATGTTTCCCAAAACTGTCATTAGTAAATGTGACGACAAGTGCGATTGTCTACGAAAATG GGAACAACCAGTCATGGAGTATTTGCAAAAGTCGAAATGTAGGTGCGGACATCTGTACGATTATTACCATGAAGGGAAACctgatgaaatttatatcaagCCACCAACGGAGCATGGGCCTTTCACTATAGACAAGTCTAAGATTTACCAAATGGATCCAATGGAAGATTTCATCAAAGATACTGTCAGAGACGCTGTTAAGTCTGCAGATGACTCG TCGGAAGCTTCAGAGCCCACGCTCGCCGCTACCGGTCAACGTTTACAGGATCTAGTGGAT GCATTCCTAGCGGATCTCTCGAACACGGCTCTAATAATACCACATTTGCCAGACGCTTGCTTATTGAACAACTTGCAAGAGTGGGTTAGAAAGAGAGTATTCGGTCCTCTTACACAAAAGGAACACA ACCAAATGAAGTTGCAATCTCTTCGGCGATGGTTGGATCTTAAACATATGGACTTCCGAGCGCGAGCTGGCATGATGCCCTTCACCCTCACAGAACTGGATCACATGGACTGGTCCTATCGCAATCAAGTTCAAGTATTG TTCTTGAACTTGCTAGAGGATTTCACTGTAAGAAACCAGTTGAAGCAAGTTGAACAGGCTCGTCTCTGGTGGCCCACGATGAAATACGATGCCTATCCGAATAAATCTTTTCG ggatgtattttttacatatatgcCTAGCCGACTGAAGGACACTTTCATGGTGAATCCCTACAGTTCCGAAAACACCCCTAAATGGGGAGCTAAAACGTGCCCCTTGTGA
- the LOC128674837 gene encoding uncharacterized protein LOC128674837 isoform X2 translates to MGVFKMPTVQEFLDKKVCYDPKKTPVWEYLEEEMLANIDKKPYNKKVGAWLKYLRDLKYYQYCEERKVLQRLEIEVGPAWYIELSSYQRSVLACLSSNIHQDILEGTPNRVRQSLRNLGVTLKIPKKMLIRAMKESENDIGIFIWCLYTAYYKSPPSEPKKTYSMNAMILMSSLVFIDLEECITSLENLVKLKKPSPPTSPKPQKKPVVPTCRYGVYLQKPKNVQLYSNHSSGDEKKPETPKLDYKFRLRSQASYTALRMDHSFLKIRKERIKRDKGETRVCNFKFWEPPTGLRSADPAMAAYAGKMKMLKIKAKQKYKAPYKNIQYQVGGVSFSGGKPNYVLSSVGMLTTGYIPINAGIVCIGNENVTTLHGYWMFPKTVISKCDDKCDCLRKWEQPVMEYLQKSKCRCGHLYDYYHEGKPDEIYIKPPTEHGPFTIDKSKIYQMDPMEDFIKDTVRDAVKSADDSAFLADLSNTALIIPHLPDACLLNNLQEWVRKRVFGPLTQKEHNQMKLQSLRRWLDLKHMDFRARAGMMPFTLTELDHMDWSYRNQVQVLFLNLLEDFTVRNQLKQVEQARLWWPTMKYDAYPNKSFRDVFFTYMPSRLKDTFMVNPYSSENTPKWGAKTCPL, encoded by the exons atGGGGGTCTTTAAAATGCCTACAGTTCAAGAGTTCTTAGATAAAAAG GTTTGCTATGATCCAAAAAAGACCCCAGTATGGGAGTATTTAGAAGAAGAAATGCTTGCAAACATCGACAAAAAAccatacaacaaaaaagtcGGGGCATGGCTTAAGTACTTgagagatttaaaatattatcaatactGTGAAG agAGAAAAGTACTACAGAGATTGGAAATAGAGGTTGGTCCTGCATGGTACATAGAGCTCTCGAGTTACCAAAGAAGTGTTCTTGCCTGTCTCAGTAGCAATATCCATCAAGACATACTGGAAGGTACACCAAATCGTGTTCGCCAATCTTTAAGAAACCTTGGTGTTACCTTGAAGATTCCGAAGAAGATGCTAATTCGAGCAATGAAGGAGAGTGAAAATGATATTGGAATTTTCATATGGTGTCTTTACACGGCATATTATAAATCCCCACCCAGCGAGCCTAAAAAAA cttATAGTATGAACGCAATGATTCTGATGTCGTcgttagttttcatcgacttAGAGGAATGTATAACCAGTCTGGAGAATTTGGTGAAGCTGAAGAAGCCTTCCCCACCAACATCGCCAAAAC caCAAAAGAAGCCTGTTGTACCTACTTGTCGCTATGGTGTATATTTACAGAAACctaaaaatgtacaattatATTCTAACCATTCTTCtggagatgaaaaaaaacCTGAAACACCGAAACTTGATTATAAATTTCGATTGCGAAGTCAAGCG aGTTATACAGCTTTACGCATGGATCACAGTTTT CTGAAAATACGTAAAGAGAGAATCAAACGAGATAAAGGCGAGACGAgagtttgtaattttaaattctggGAACCGCCAACTGGTCTAC GCAGTGCTGATCCAGCAATGGCAGCGTATGCAGGAAAgatgaaaatgttaaaaataaaagccaaacaaaaatataaagctccttataaaaatatccaatatcAAGTTGGCGGAGTTTCGTTTAGTGGAGGGAAACCGAACTATGTTTTGTcaa GCGTTGGCATGTTAACCACCGGATACATTCCCATCAACGCAGGCATCGTGTGTATTGGCAATGAGAACGTGACCACTCTTCATGGATACTGGATGTTTCCCAAAACTGTCATTAGTAAATGTGACGACAAGTGCGATTGTCTACGAAAATG GGAACAACCAGTCATGGAGTATTTGCAAAAGTCGAAATGTAGGTGCGGACATCTGTACGATTATTACCATGAAGGGAAACctgatgaaatttatatcaagCCACCAACGGAGCATGGGCCTTTCACTATAGACAAGTCTAAGATTTACCAAATGGATCCAATGGAAGATTTCATCAAAGATACTGTCAGAGACGCTGTTAAGTCTGCAGATGACTCG GCATTCCTAGCGGATCTCTCGAACACGGCTCTAATAATACCACATTTGCCAGACGCTTGCTTATTGAACAACTTGCAAGAGTGGGTTAGAAAGAGAGTATTCGGTCCTCTTACACAAAAGGAACACA ACCAAATGAAGTTGCAATCTCTTCGGCGATGGTTGGATCTTAAACATATGGACTTCCGAGCGCGAGCTGGCATGATGCCCTTCACCCTCACAGAACTGGATCACATGGACTGGTCCTATCGCAATCAAGTTCAAGTATTG TTCTTGAACTTGCTAGAGGATTTCACTGTAAGAAACCAGTTGAAGCAAGTTGAACAGGCTCGTCTCTGGTGGCCCACGATGAAATACGATGCCTATCCGAATAAATCTTTTCG ggatgtattttttacatatatgcCTAGCCGACTGAAGGACACTTTCATGGTGAATCCCTACAGTTCCGAAAACACCCCTAAATGGGGAGCTAAAACGTGCCCCTTGTGA